From the Pectobacterium carotovorum genome, one window contains:
- the nrfF gene encoding heme lyase NrfEFG subunit NrfF: MTKYIALLFMLLACSVQAQVVDTWVFSSQVQRQAAMAIAGELRCPQCQNQSLLESNSPVAVSMRHEVFSMVEQGKDKSEIIAFMNQRYGDFVQYNPPMKMQTGILWLTPLFLLLAIAVIAWRVIRQQNRGARP; encoded by the coding sequence ATGACTAAATACATTGCGCTCCTTTTCATGCTACTGGCGTGTTCTGTGCAGGCTCAGGTGGTGGATACCTGGGTGTTTTCCAGTCAGGTACAGCGTCAGGCTGCAATGGCGATTGCCGGCGAATTGCGCTGTCCGCAATGTCAGAACCAGAGCCTGTTGGAATCGAATTCGCCCGTAGCGGTCAGCATGCGCCATGAAGTTTTTTCCATGGTGGAGCAGGGCAAGGACAAGTCAGAAATTATCGCGTTTATGAATCAGCGCTATGGCGATTTTGTTCAGTACAACCCGCCGATGAAAATGCAAACCGGCATCCTCTGGCTAACGCCGCTGTTTTTGCTGTTAGCGATTGCGGTTATCGCGTGGCGGGTGATACGGCAGCAGAACCGAGGGGCGCGCCCATGA
- the ccmB gene encoding heme exporter protein CcmB: MRRLIARELRVALRNNAEILNPLWFFLIVIILFPLAIGPEPQLLVRVAPGVVWVAALLASLLAMDRLFRDDYQDGSLEQLTLLPLPLPLVVLAKVVVHWMVSGLPLLLLSPLAALLFGLDSYGWWVMALTLLLCTPTLSFLGAIGAGLTVGLRRSGVLLSLLVLPLTIPLLIFATAAVEAAMMQLPVGGYLAILGAFLAGSATLSPFATAAALRVSIQ, from the coding sequence ATGCGGCGTCTGATTGCCCGAGAGCTGCGCGTTGCGTTGCGCAATAACGCGGAAATCCTCAACCCGCTGTGGTTCTTCCTGATCGTCATTATTTTGTTCCCTCTGGCCATTGGACCGGAGCCGCAGCTATTGGTGCGTGTGGCACCGGGCGTGGTGTGGGTAGCGGCACTGCTCGCGTCTCTGCTGGCGATGGATCGGCTTTTCCGCGACGACTATCAGGACGGGTCGCTGGAACAGCTGACGCTGCTGCCGTTGCCGCTGCCGCTAGTGGTGCTGGCGAAAGTCGTGGTGCATTGGATGGTCAGCGGGCTGCCGCTGTTACTGCTTTCCCCGCTGGCCGCGCTTCTGTTTGGGCTGGACAGCTACGGCTGGTGGGTGATGGCGCTAACGCTGTTGCTCTGTACGCCCACGCTCAGTTTTCTGGGCGCGATTGGTGCGGGATTAACGGTCGGGCTGCGCCGCAGCGGCGTGCTGTTAAGCCTGCTGGTCTTGCCGCTAACCATACCGCTGTTGATTTTTGCGACGGCGGCAGTCGAGGCCGCCATGATGCAACTGCCGGTGGGCGGGTATCTGGCGATCCTCGGCGCCTTTCTGGCAGGCAGCGCCACCCTGAGCCCGTTTGCCACGGCGGCGGCGTTGCGGGTGAGCATACAATAA
- the ccmA gene encoding cytochrome c biogenesis heme-transporting ATPase CcmA produces MLEARDVVCIRDEHVLFSALSFTASPGEMVQIAGANGVGKTSLLRILSGLATPESGEICWQGQRINRMREQFNQQLLWLGHQPGIKSVLTGEENLRFFYPHLHQDAHWQALAAVGLAGYEDVPVARLSAGQQRRVALARLWLTDVPLWILDEPLTALDVTGVEMLTQRMEHHIARGGIIILTTHQPLRPFAQDIRCIPLTPSEGAPSCGV; encoded by the coding sequence ATGTTAGAAGCGCGCGATGTGGTTTGCATACGCGATGAGCATGTGCTGTTCAGCGCGTTGTCGTTTACGGCGAGTCCGGGAGAAATGGTGCAGATTGCTGGCGCCAACGGCGTGGGCAAAACGTCGCTGTTGCGCATTTTAAGCGGCCTGGCGACGCCAGAATCGGGGGAAATCTGCTGGCAAGGGCAACGCATTAACCGCATGCGCGAGCAGTTTAACCAGCAGCTTCTGTGGTTAGGCCATCAGCCGGGTATCAAGAGCGTCTTGACCGGTGAAGAGAACCTGCGTTTTTTCTATCCGCACCTGCATCAGGATGCGCACTGGCAGGCGCTGGCCGCTGTCGGGCTGGCAGGGTATGAAGACGTACCCGTGGCGCGTCTTTCGGCAGGGCAACAGCGACGCGTCGCGCTGGCGCGTTTGTGGCTTACCGACGTCCCGCTGTGGATTCTGGATGAACCGCTTACCGCGCTCGATGTGACGGGCGTCGAAATGCTGACACAGCGTATGGAACACCATATTGCGCGCGGCGGCATCATCATTTTAACCACCCACCAGCCGCTGCGACCGTTCGCTCAGGATATTCGCTGTATCCCGCTTACGCCGAGTGAGGGAGCACCATCATGCGGCGTCTGA
- the nrfC gene encoding cytochrome c nitrite reductase Fe-S protein, which translates to MSCSRRQFIARMGGLIALTSTAGQVVAQTLNINGVRYGMIHDESLCIGCTACMDACREVNQVPEGVSRLTIVRSEPIGTFPDVKYRFFRHSCQHCDHAPCVDVCPTGASYRDAANGIVDVNPDLCVGCQYCIAACPYQVRFIHPKTKTADKCDFCRKTNLKAGKLPACVLSCPTNALTFGNLDDPDSEISRLLRQQPTYRYKIALGTRPKVYRVPFKYGEVHQ; encoded by the coding sequence ATGAGTTGCTCTCGTCGTCAATTTATTGCCCGTATGGGGGGGCTGATTGCCCTCACCAGTACGGCGGGGCAGGTCGTCGCACAGACGCTGAATATCAACGGCGTCCGCTACGGCATGATCCACGATGAATCGCTCTGTATCGGCTGTACGGCGTGTATGGATGCCTGCCGGGAAGTTAATCAGGTGCCGGAAGGCGTATCGCGCCTGACGATCGTTCGCAGCGAACCGATCGGGACCTTCCCGGACGTAAAATACCGGTTTTTCCGTCACTCCTGTCAGCACTGCGATCATGCACCCTGTGTTGACGTGTGTCCTACCGGAGCGTCCTATCGCGATGCGGCAAACGGCATTGTGGATGTGAATCCCGATCTGTGCGTCGGGTGCCAATACTGTATTGCTGCCTGTCCTTATCAAGTGCGCTTTATTCATCCGAAGACGAAAACGGCGGATAAGTGCGATTTTTGCCGCAAGACCAACCTGAAAGCCGGAAAACTGCCCGCCTGTGTGTTGTCTTGTCCGACGAACGCGCTGACGTTCGGCAACCTTGACGATCCTGACAGCGAGATTTCCCGCCTGCTTCGTCAACAGCCGACGTATCGCTATAAAATCGCGCTCGGCACTCGTCCTAAGGTCTATCGCGTACCGTTTAAATACGGGGAGGTTCATCAATGA
- a CDS encoding heme lyase CcmF/NrfE family subunit encodes MLLLPEFGYVALSLAVCVGVATVLLTFSGYSLRWSGTYRLARCWTLVLFGLVLFAFIALTLSVVQDDFSVNYVAQHSHRDLPLGLKMAAVWGGHEGSLLLWLLCLTGWSAAFACRYRKATSDLFPLTLAVLAVIATALLVFIVFFSDPFVRLFPPAVAGRDLNPMLQHIGLILHPPLLYLGYGGLTVSAALALAALIHGEFTAPAAWICWRWTLPAWSLLTLGIILGSWWAYNELGWGGWWFWDPVENASLLPWLTASALLHSLSVTRMRGIFRHWSLILALLTFILCLLGTLIVRSGILVSVHAFALEHDRAVPLFILFACLSMAALAVYGWRAQLVRSAARFSGWSREIAILLVLLLFSAVALVVLLGTLYPMIYGLAGWGKISVGAPYFNRVLLPFGGLMLLLIGVAAGGYWKRSARWPVRRVVVTLAVGVVTALALWSHGYAVALAAGLIGWVMAAQWLQPLSAVRQQLPALLAHTGVALFALGIAFSAGSKQEISANVGQGEQVTLGDYQFRFLQLDLVAAQNYTAEQAVIAIYRGDSPIARVMPERRYYNARKQQMIEPGIAWGPIREWYAVMGEKTGENRYAMRFYVQTGVRWVWGGGLLMVAGALLGWFRGRRAYD; translated from the coding sequence ATGTTGTTATTGCCAGAATTTGGGTATGTCGCGCTGTCGCTGGCGGTTTGCGTCGGTGTGGCGACGGTGTTGCTGACATTTTCAGGCTACTCCCTGCGCTGGTCGGGCACGTACCGACTGGCGCGGTGCTGGACGTTGGTACTGTTTGGCCTCGTGCTGTTCGCGTTTATCGCGCTGACGCTGAGCGTGGTACAGGATGATTTCTCCGTTAACTACGTCGCCCAGCATAGCCATCGTGATTTACCGCTGGGGCTAAAAATGGCGGCGGTCTGGGGCGGACATGAAGGATCGCTGCTGCTGTGGCTGTTATGTTTAACTGGTTGGAGCGCCGCGTTCGCCTGCCGCTATCGTAAGGCGACGAGCGATTTGTTCCCGCTGACGCTGGCGGTGCTGGCCGTGATCGCGACCGCGCTGCTGGTGTTCATTGTCTTTTTCTCCGATCCCTTTGTGCGTCTCTTCCCGCCTGCGGTGGCGGGGAGGGATCTCAACCCCATGCTGCAACACATTGGCCTCATCCTCCATCCGCCGTTGCTCTATCTGGGCTATGGCGGGTTAACCGTGAGTGCGGCACTGGCGTTAGCGGCCCTGATTCACGGTGAGTTTACTGCGCCGGCCGCCTGGATTTGCTGGCGCTGGACGCTGCCCGCATGGAGCCTGCTAACACTGGGCATCATCTTGGGATCGTGGTGGGCCTATAACGAACTGGGCTGGGGAGGATGGTGGTTCTGGGATCCGGTCGAAAACGCCTCGCTGCTCCCGTGGCTAACGGCCAGCGCGTTACTGCACAGTTTGTCTGTCACCCGCATGCGCGGCATCTTCCGCCATTGGTCGCTGATATTGGCGCTGCTGACGTTCATTTTATGTCTGCTGGGCACGCTGATCGTGCGCTCCGGGATACTGGTCTCCGTCCATGCCTTCGCGCTCGAACATGACCGCGCGGTGCCTCTATTTATTCTGTTTGCCTGCTTAAGTATGGCGGCTCTGGCGGTTTACGGCTGGCGTGCTCAGCTTGTCCGCTCCGCTGCCCGTTTCTCCGGTTGGTCGCGGGAAATCGCGATACTGCTGGTGCTGCTGTTATTCAGCGCCGTCGCGCTGGTGGTGCTGCTTGGCACGCTTTACCCGATGATCTACGGGCTGGCGGGCTGGGGGAAAATCTCCGTGGGCGCGCCCTATTTTAACCGTGTGCTCTTGCCCTTCGGCGGGTTGATGCTGTTGCTCATCGGGGTAGCGGCAGGTGGCTATTGGAAACGCAGCGCACGGTGGCCTGTCCGGCGCGTAGTCGTAACGCTGGCGGTCGGTGTCGTCACCGCACTGGCCTTATGGTCGCATGGATATGCCGTCGCGTTGGCTGCGGGTTTGATCGGCTGGGTCATGGCCGCGCAGTGGTTGCAGCCGCTGTCGGCGGTACGTCAGCAGCTTCCTGCACTGCTGGCGCATACGGGCGTGGCGCTGTTTGCCTTGGGGATTGCGTTCTCTGCGGGCAGCAAGCAGGAAATCAGCGCCAATGTGGGGCAGGGAGAACAGGTTACGCTGGGCGACTACCAATTTCGCTTTTTACAGCTGGATTTAGTGGCGGCGCAGAATTACACCGCAGAGCAGGCCGTGATCGCGATTTATCGTGGTGATTCGCCGATCGCCCGCGTCATGCCGGAACGTCGTTATTACAACGCACGCAAGCAGCAGATGATTGAACCGGGTATTGCCTGGGGGCCGATTAGAGAATGGTATGCCGTGATGGGAGAGAAAACCGGCGAAAACCGCTACGCCATGCGTTTCTATGTGCAAACCGGCGTCCGCTGGGTGTGGGGCGGCGGCCTGCTGATGGTCGCAGGTGCACTGCTGGGGTGGTTCAGAGGGAGAAGGGCCTATGACTAA
- a CDS encoding alpha/beta hydrolase: protein MRMNMKKISLSLLTLGVLAGVSVNASALPADFPVMPAATVPVSQYVTAVNADSSITFRLFAPTAKQVSVFTGSTPDSIVSHVMTKDDSGVWSFKTPALAPNLYEYFFSVDGFRTIDTGTAFTKPQRQVNTSLILVPGSILDVRQVPHGELRTLTYHSNALKSERQVYVWTPPGYSESSKPLPVLYFYHGFGDTGASAVVQGRIPQMMDNLLAEKKIEPMLVVIPDTETDVPGIIPEEYPPQERRKVFYPRNALAADRELIHDIIPEIGKRFNVRQDANGRALAGLSQGGYQALVSGMSHLDHFGWLATFSGVTTETVPNTAVAAQLERPEQINQQLNNFTVVIGGTDNITGKDIAGLKTTLEQKNIRFDYRHYPNLGHEMDVWRPAYSEFVQKLFK from the coding sequence ATGCGAATGAACATGAAGAAAATATCTTTATCATTATTGACTCTGGGTGTATTGGCGGGTGTTTCTGTCAACGCTTCTGCGCTACCTGCCGATTTTCCTGTTATGCCCGCGGCCACAGTCCCTGTGAGCCAGTATGTTACGGCGGTGAATGCGGACAGCAGCATTACCTTCCGCCTGTTTGCGCCAACGGCGAAGCAGGTCAGTGTTTTTACCGGTTCGACGCCCGATAGCATCGTGTCCCATGTGATGACGAAAGATGACTCTGGCGTGTGGTCGTTCAAGACGCCTGCGTTGGCACCGAACCTGTATGAATATTTCTTTAGCGTGGACGGTTTTCGCACCATCGATACCGGCACGGCGTTTACCAAGCCACAGCGTCAGGTGAATACCAGCCTGATTCTGGTGCCGGGGAGCATTCTGGACGTGCGTCAGGTGCCACACGGCGAGCTGAGAACGCTGACCTATCACTCCAACGCGTTGAAATCAGAGCGTCAGGTGTATGTCTGGACGCCACCGGGCTATAGCGAATCGTCAAAACCATTGCCGGTACTCTATTTCTATCATGGCTTTGGTGACACGGGGGCATCGGCCGTAGTACAGGGGCGGATACCGCAGATGATGGATAACCTGCTGGCAGAGAAAAAGATTGAGCCGATGCTGGTTGTTATTCCGGATACGGAAACGGACGTTCCCGGCATCATCCCTGAAGAATATCCACCGCAGGAGCGCCGTAAGGTGTTCTATCCGCGCAATGCGCTGGCGGCGGACAGGGAACTTATTCATGACATCATCCCCGAGATCGGCAAACGCTTTAACGTCCGTCAGGATGCAAACGGCAGGGCGCTGGCCGGGCTGTCTCAGGGCGGCTATCAGGCGCTGGTATCCGGCATGAGCCACCTGGATCACTTCGGCTGGCTGGCAACGTTCAGCGGCGTTACCACTGAAACGGTGCCAAACACGGCCGTTGCCGCGCAGCTTGAGCGGCCTGAGCAGATTAATCAGCAACTGAATAACTTTACGGTGGTGATTGGCGGAACCGACAACATCACCGGTAAGGATATTGCGGGTCTGAAAACGACACTGGAGCAGAAGAATATCCGGTTTGACTACCGCCATTATCCGAATCTCGGCCATGAAATGGACGTCTGGCGACCGGCCTACAGCGAATTTGTTCAGAAGCTTTTTAAATAG
- a CDS encoding nucleoside hydrolase, with the protein MRRYFSRFAMLIVALPFLSAFTVQAQTSPFDVADHKQIRVIISADAKNEADDDFAVAHAVLTPTMQVKGLIAAHYSRTAPLMKRDGENSMMESYHELQRLMNVMGKTDIPVYRGATQALKADGGAPVLSEGAQMLIKEALKDDSHPLFVLVMGPITDIAAALQAEPKIASKMTVVWIGGMPYPKGGWEYNMFNDPVAANNVFKSQVPLWQVPHNVYMSVRVSLSELAVRVKPQGKVGEYLWQQLIEFNRAISETIKDVPWPKSEVWVLGDNPAVSLLLDDHEYHYTLVNAPQLNDDLTYAPQKNLRQIRVYNAVDARFTLEDFYAKLALAYGQEK; encoded by the coding sequence ATGCGCAGATATTTTTCCCGTTTCGCCATGTTGATCGTGGCATTGCCTTTCCTCAGTGCGTTCACCGTGCAGGCGCAAACCTCACCTTTTGACGTGGCCGATCATAAACAGATCCGCGTCATCATCAGCGCCGATGCGAAAAACGAGGCTGATGATGATTTTGCCGTTGCCCATGCGGTGTTGACGCCGACGATGCAGGTGAAAGGGCTGATTGCCGCCCATTATTCCCGCACTGCGCCGTTAATGAAACGCGATGGCGAAAACAGCATGATGGAAAGCTACCACGAGCTCCAGCGGCTGATGAACGTAATGGGAAAAACGGACATTCCCGTTTATCGCGGTGCGACGCAAGCGCTGAAAGCCGACGGTGGCGCGCCTGTGTTGAGTGAAGGGGCGCAAATGCTGATCAAGGAAGCGTTAAAAGACGATTCACATCCGCTGTTTGTGTTAGTCATGGGGCCGATTACGGATATCGCCGCCGCATTGCAGGCTGAACCGAAGATCGCCAGCAAAATGACGGTAGTATGGATTGGCGGCATGCCTTATCCGAAAGGTGGCTGGGAATACAATATGTTCAACGATCCGGTTGCGGCGAACAACGTATTCAAGTCTCAGGTGCCTTTGTGGCAGGTTCCACATAATGTCTATATGTCCGTGCGCGTCTCGCTGTCTGAGCTTGCCGTGCGCGTGAAGCCGCAGGGGAAAGTTGGGGAGTATCTGTGGCAACAGCTGATCGAGTTTAATCGTGCGATTTCTGAAACCATTAAGGATGTTCCCTGGCCGAAAAGTGAAGTCTGGGTCTTAGGCGATAACCCCGCCGTTTCTCTGTTGTTGGATGACCACGAATATCATTACACGTTGGTTAATGCCCCACAGTTAAATGACGATCTGACCTATGCGCCTCAGAAGAACTTGCGCCAGATTCGGGTGTATAACGCCGTTGATGCCCGTTTTACGCTGGAAGATTTCTACGCCAAGCTGGCGTTGGCCTATGGTCAGGAAAAGTAA
- the nrfA gene encoding ammonia-forming nitrite reductase cytochrome c552 subunit — translation MMPAYSADAPASPPPAPIEARNSVFTAQHPDQFNSWKATSEQSERHDALAEDPMMVVLWAGYPFSRDYNKPRGHAYAITDVRETLRTGAPKTAEDGPLPMACWSCKSPDVARLIQQEGEDGYFKGKWARGGPEITNDLGCADCHDTASPDFAQGKPALTLSRPYAERAMESIGKPFDQASRFGQQSMVCGQCHVEYYFSGKDKAVKFPWDNGTKVEDMEKYYDAISFSDWTNTLSRAPMLKAQHPEYETWSIGIHGKNNVTCIDCHMPKVKNADGKLYTDHKIGNPFDNYGETCTNCHTQDKAAMQKVVAERKTAIQDLKLKAEEQLVHAHFEAKAAWDAGATEAEMQPILMDIRHAQWRWDLAVASHGIHMHAPDEGLRMLGTSLSKSAEARTKLVRLLAQKGVTGEVKLPDISTKEKAQQAIGLNMQQIKAEKQDFLNTVVPQWDEQARKAGRLSQ, via the coding sequence ATGATGCCAGCCTATTCCGCTGATGCTCCGGCGTCACCCCCTCCCGCTCCAATAGAAGCAAGAAATTCAGTCTTCACTGCTCAACACCCCGATCAATTCAACTCGTGGAAAGCAACCAGCGAGCAGTCAGAACGTCACGATGCGCTGGCAGAAGACCCTATGATGGTGGTTCTCTGGGCGGGTTATCCCTTCTCCAGAGACTATAACAAGCCGCGCGGCCATGCCTATGCCATCACGGACGTACGTGAAACGCTGCGTACCGGCGCACCAAAGACGGCAGAAGATGGCCCTCTGCCGATGGCGTGCTGGAGTTGTAAAAGTCCGGATGTCGCCCGCTTGATTCAACAAGAAGGTGAGGACGGTTACTTCAAAGGCAAGTGGGCGCGAGGCGGGCCGGAGATTACTAACGATCTCGGCTGTGCGGACTGCCATGATACTGCGTCCCCGGATTTCGCTCAGGGCAAACCGGCGCTGACGCTGTCCCGTCCTTACGCTGAGCGCGCAATGGAATCGATTGGCAAACCGTTTGATCAAGCCAGCCGGTTCGGGCAGCAGTCTATGGTCTGTGGACAATGCCACGTTGAATATTATTTTTCCGGTAAAGACAAGGCGGTGAAATTTCCATGGGATAACGGCACGAAAGTCGAAGACATGGAAAAATACTATGACGCCATTTCCTTCTCCGACTGGACCAATACCCTTTCCCGCGCACCGATGCTGAAAGCTCAACATCCAGAATATGAAACCTGGAGCATTGGTATCCACGGCAAAAACAACGTGACCTGTATCGACTGCCATATGCCGAAAGTGAAAAACGCGGACGGCAAGCTGTATACCGATCACAAGATCGGTAACCCTTTCGACAATTACGGCGAAACCTGCACCAATTGCCACACGCAGGATAAAGCAGCGATGCAGAAGGTGGTTGCTGAACGCAAAACGGCTATTCAGGACTTAAAACTGAAAGCGGAAGAACAGCTGGTTCACGCGCATTTCGAAGCCAAAGCGGCCTGGGATGCTGGCGCAACCGAAGCGGAAATGCAGCCGATTCTGATGGATATCCGCCATGCGCAATGGCGCTGGGATCTGGCGGTTGCCTCTCACGGTATTCACATGCATGCGCCGGACGAAGGTTTACGGATGCTTGGCACCTCGCTGAGTAAATCCGCCGAGGCGAGAACCAAACTGGTGCGCCTGTTGGCACAAAAAGGCGTGACAGGCGAAGTCAAACTGCCAGATATCTCAACGAAAGAAAAAGCGCAGCAGGCGATTGGGCTCAACATGCAGCAAATCAAAGCCGAAAAACAGGATTTCCTGAATACGGTGGTGCCGCAGTGGGACGAGCAAGCGCGTAAAGCTGGACGACTGAGCCAATAA
- the nrfG gene encoding heme lyase NrfEFG subunit NrfG, which translates to MSLLSVNLLDLNVLSMVFVAVAIVVLAAGLLWPLLPQRQSEGDGKLQRLAERIWQFQCEQAGKHLSEHEARMLGRELSHDLPLTSSSSSAPRPMPVIAVVVAIVAILLGSATFYMLSPRAELVQAERQRLADPLHDFSDAQQQEKQLATLQDNIRKTPGNSVLWAELGEYYLYRNAYDNALRAYRQAIALKGDSAELYSALATVLYYQAGQAVTPPMQEMVDKALALDANEATALMLLASDAFLKADYARAITIWQRLLDTYSPRVNRVQLIEAINTATLLKNSQK; encoded by the coding sequence ATGAGCCTGTTAAGCGTGAACCTGTTGGACCTGAACGTATTAAGTATGGTGTTCGTCGCCGTTGCGATTGTCGTTCTGGCTGCCGGGCTGTTATGGCCGCTACTGCCCCAGCGCCAGTCGGAGGGGGATGGCAAGCTACAGCGTTTAGCGGAGCGCATCTGGCAGTTTCAGTGTGAACAGGCAGGGAAGCACCTTTCTGAACATGAAGCCAGAATGCTGGGGCGCGAACTGTCTCACGACCTACCGCTAACGTCATCCTCTTCTTCTGCACCGCGCCCGATGCCCGTCATCGCCGTTGTGGTTGCGATTGTCGCTATCCTATTGGGCAGTGCGACGTTCTACATGCTCAGCCCGCGTGCCGAGCTCGTTCAGGCGGAACGTCAGCGGCTGGCCGATCCGCTACACGATTTTAGCGACGCACAGCAGCAGGAAAAACAGCTCGCCACTTTGCAGGACAACATTCGTAAAACGCCGGGCAACAGCGTCCTCTGGGCTGAGTTAGGTGAATATTATCTTTATCGGAACGCGTATGACAACGCGCTGCGCGCTTATCGGCAGGCGATTGCGCTGAAGGGCGACAGCGCGGAACTGTATTCGGCGCTGGCGACGGTGCTGTATTACCAGGCGGGTCAGGCCGTCACGCCCCCGATGCAAGAGATGGTCGATAAAGCGCTGGCACTGGATGCCAATGAAGCGACGGCGCTGATGCTGCTGGCGTCTGACGCGTTCCTGAAAGCGGACTATGCGCGCGCGATTACGATTTGGCAGCGCTTGCTGGATACCTATAGCCCGCGGGTTAATCGCGTTCAATTGATCGAGGCGATCAACACGGCAACGCTGCTGAAGAACAGCCAGAAATAG
- the nrfB gene encoding cytochrome c nitrite reductase pentaheme subunit, translated as MSVLRSLLTAGVLVSGMLWALPGLTQPAPQAEKGDRWEVMPQRNPDEACLQCHKPEEDGMKGKHATAINPHNQQQLTCTNCHGKPSLLHREGVKDVMRFNFPMYKVEEQNSVCMSCHAPEQLQKAFWPHDVHVTKVACASCHQLHPTQDSMQTLNDKSRIKLCVDCHSDQRNNPDFNPASVHLGNKRQP; from the coding sequence ATGAGCGTATTACGTTCGTTATTGACTGCCGGGGTGCTGGTATCAGGCATGCTTTGGGCATTGCCAGGGCTGACGCAGCCCGCACCTCAGGCGGAAAAAGGAGATCGGTGGGAGGTTATGCCCCAGCGCAATCCCGATGAGGCTTGTCTACAGTGCCATAAACCGGAAGAGGATGGCATGAAGGGCAAACATGCCACCGCCATCAATCCGCATAATCAGCAGCAGTTGACCTGCACTAACTGCCACGGCAAACCGTCGCTGCTGCACCGCGAAGGCGTTAAAGATGTCATGCGCTTTAACTTCCCGATGTACAAGGTGGAAGAGCAAAACAGCGTCTGTATGTCATGCCATGCGCCGGAACAGTTGCAGAAAGCGTTCTGGCCACACGATGTGCATGTGACGAAAGTAGCGTGTGCCAGCTGTCACCAACTGCATCCTACGCAGGATAGTATGCAGACGCTGAACGACAAGAGCCGCATCAAACTGTGCGTAGACTGCCATAGCGATCAGCGCAATAACCCCGATTTCAACCCAGCCTCAGTTCATCTGGGTAATAAGAGGCAGCCATGA
- the nrfD gene encoding cytochrome c nitrite reductase subunit NrfD: protein MTPVSSSAFHFDSLVWDWPIAIYLFLVGISAGLVTLSALLRRYHPEQATADSTLMRTTLILAPCTIIFGLLILIFHLTRPWTFWKLMFHYSFTSVMSVGVMLFQVYMAALAVWLANIFSEQVIVLQQRWLPKLVMLPKVLGWLAPMQKSLDIVMLLLAVMLGAYTGFLLSALKTYPLLNNPILPALFLFSGVSSGAAVALIAMACRYRRNPHSEEAHFVHRVETPVVWLEIFLLFAFFIGLALGDDGKQRALVAAVGGGFWAVWFWLGVVGIGLILPLLLKSWANRQHSPYGVLAVCGMSLVGVLLLRFFILYAGQLTVV from the coding sequence ATGACGCCCGTGTCTTCAAGCGCATTCCATTTTGATTCGTTAGTCTGGGACTGGCCGATTGCGATTTACCTGTTCCTGGTGGGCATTTCTGCGGGGCTGGTGACGCTGTCGGCCTTACTGCGGCGCTACCACCCCGAACAGGCAACCGCAGACAGTACGCTAATGCGCACCACGCTGATTCTCGCGCCGTGCACCATCATTTTTGGATTGCTGATTCTGATCTTCCACCTGACGCGCCCCTGGACGTTCTGGAAGCTCATGTTCCATTACAGCTTTACCTCGGTGATGTCGGTTGGGGTCATGCTGTTTCAGGTATACATGGCGGCGCTGGCGGTCTGGTTAGCCAACATTTTTAGCGAGCAGGTTATCGTGCTGCAACAGCGCTGGTTGCCGAAGCTGGTCATGCTTCCCAAGGTGCTCGGTTGGCTGGCTCCAATGCAGAAATCGCTGGATATCGTGATGTTACTGCTGGCGGTGATGTTAGGGGCTTATACCGGTTTTTTACTCTCCGCGCTTAAGACCTATCCGCTGCTGAATAACCCGATCTTACCGGCGCTATTCCTGTTTTCGGGAGTGTCCTCCGGTGCCGCAGTAGCGCTGATCGCCATGGCCTGCCGCTATCGTCGCAATCCGCATAGTGAAGAAGCGCACTTTGTACACCGTGTCGAAACGCCGGTCGTGTGGCTAGAAATCTTCTTACTGTTTGCGTTCTTTATCGGCCTTGCTTTAGGGGACGATGGGAAGCAGCGGGCGCTGGTCGCCGCCGTGGGTGGTGGGTTCTGGGCCGTGTGGTTCTGGCTGGGCGTGGTAGGGATTGGATTAATCCTTCCCTTGCTGCTCAAGTCATGGGCTAACCGACAGCATTCACCTTATGGCGTGCTGGCGGTCTGCGGTATGAGTCTGGTGGGCGTCTTGCTACTGCGCTTCTTTATCCTCTATGCGGGGCAGTTAACCGTTGTCTAA